The Achromobacter spanius genome includes the window CGAACTCACTTCAGCGCGATGCCGGCAGGCGACCCGACGCGGCGCAGAAACCTACCTGCCAACGCTCTCCGATGTAGCGCAAGTGCTGCCAAATGCTTTATTGCGCTGCGCCCTGTTCTCCAGCAGTCGCAAAGTGCCAACGCTGAACGACCAGGTGCTATCCGGCGATACATCTCTGCTGGTCGTCAACAAGACAATCGCGTCATTCAACAACGTCACCGTGACACTGAATGGGTATGAGCTTTGCCAGTTCGACCGTATCGTCTATGCGACCTGCCTGGACTACTACCGCGAGCGTCCGCTTTCTCCTGAGACCGAGAACAAGCATGTCGGGACTACCTTCTACGAGTTTGCTAAGCGGATGGGCCGCTCGTACAGCGTGAGGCTGCACGGCTCAATCCTTGCAAGCCTGCTACGACTGAGCTTTGCCCAGCTACGAATTCGGCGAGATCGTCTCAATCTCGAGGTGCCAAAATTCCTCTCGGTTTCATTCGAAGACAGTGAGCAAGGTGATGGGGCGTCGGCAATCGCATCTGCTCCCCTGGGTAGCGATCGGCTCTGGTTGCGGGTCAGTGAATCTGTTGCCGAGCTTTTCGGGCCGGGAGCTTGGACGGCGCTGGAACGAAAGGCGATGGATTACAGCGGGCTCCAAGGATGGCTAGCGAGTTTCTATGCAACCCACCAAGGCCCGCTCTGGCTCAGCGTGAAAAAGCTCCACGAAATGTCCGGCTATGAATCCCGATTCAGCAACTTCCGAAAGGGACTGTTCGAAGCGCTCGATAAATTAAAAGCCGACGACACACCGCCCTCATGCCGGATTGCGGAGTATCACTTCTCGAATGACGGGGAGAAGATCCAAGTTCATCGGGTAAGCTGGAAACGGGATTGAGGATCTGGGTTGAGCTGATCGTATTTACCGACAGCCTGAGAACGCTGATGGCTGAGAAATCAGGGTGCGGTCAGACTCAACCGTTGCAAGGAAGCCTCAGCAAGTGGACAGATCGATTTTCATTGCAACACTAAGCCATTGATCCATAGAGACTTTCTTGCTCCTCAAGGCAAAGATGGGTACGCTTTTTCCATTGATGTTTGGAGATGAGCTATGTGGTCAGGTTTGGGCATTAGGTTGATGGGGCCGCGGATGAGGCCAAGCGAGCAATGGCTCTGACACGCGACTTCAAAGACACGGTACGGACGCGCTTCCAGACCGACCCGGAATTTCGTGAGGCTCTGCTCAAGGAAGGCCTCGGGGCGATGCGACCCGGTGCTGACGCCGACCCATTGCTAATGGAGCTGATCTGGATGTTCGGGCCATCCGGCATCGAAGAACTGCGCGACACCGAACCCAGATGTGCTGAGCCAGAATGAAGAAACGACTTAAAGATGTGATCGGGAGCTTGTACAAACCATCTACCGGTTCCAGACAAGCGTTTGCCCTCCCTAGAGCAGATGCCGAACAGCTGCCACGCCTGCCATCAGTGGCGGTTATTTCGATCACTGCGCCAGAGCGTCCTCCAGCAGCTGTCGGCGGATTTGAGTATCTTTTGCGGCTGAGCTTTGCGGACGTTGACTTCCTGAATCCCGGCTGTCGGCCAGAGCGAAAGAGAAAATCCATGCCGCTTTCACCCAGGCCCATGCCCAGCAGATTCGGGGCTTCATTGAACGGCTCCCACCATCGATCTCATCGGTCGTGGTGCATTGCGAGGGAGGCTTTTCCCGATCCTGCGCGGTGGTGCTCGGGCTGCATAAGCTGTATGGCTGCGAGGTTGATATGTCGGAGCTGGAGCAAGCCAATCCCTCGACTGTGCAGGTACTGAGGAGGCAGCCTGCTGCTAAGAGGCGATGAGGCCCATGTATAGCCGGAGACGGCGTCGCACCGTGAGAAGCAAAAAGCCCGAAGATGCGAATCCAGGTGGAGGTCTCTGTGCGTCGCCACCGAAGGGCGCCAGCCCGAAGGCAGGGCTATTGCTTCTTCAGACCTGGGTGCCTAAGTTTAGCGCGAGCCCTTGATTTCTCAGGGGGCTACGTCCACCTGCGTTGGCTGGCTCGTCAAAGCAGCGTCATTGCCCAGCTGGCCGTAGTTGTCCCACCCCCAGCACTTGACCCCGCCTGTGCTGGTCACCGCGCAGGTGTGGTTGCCTCCGGCAGACACGCTTGCTACCCCTGAGGTCAAGCCGAGCACATCCACCGGCGTGGGCTGATCCGTCAGCGCTGCATCATTGCCCAGCTGCCCGCTGATGTCACGCCCCCAGCACTTGAGGCCCCCTGCCGTGGTCACCGCGCAGGTGTGGCTGCCTCCAGCTGAGACACTCACCACACCTGATATAAGCCCCAGCACGTCCACCGGCGTGGGCTGGTTCGTCAACGCAGCGTCATCGCCCAACTGACCAAAGCTATCTTCACCCCAGCACTTGAGACCACCACCTGTAGTCACCGCACAGGTGTACTGTCCCCTCGCAGCCACACTCGCCACGCCCGATGTCAGACCGAACACGTCCACCGGAATTGGCTGACTGGTCAACGCAGCATCATTGCCTAGTTGGCCTTGGGCGTCATACCCCCAGCACTTCAACCCACCTGTAGTGGTCACCGCGCAGGTGTGATTGCTCCCTGCTGCGACGCTCGCCACACCCGAGGTCAGGCCGACTACGTCTACAGGGGTTGGCTGGTTATTGAAAGCTGTAGGATCCCATTTCAACTTAGATTCGCAACTTTCAAAATCAATGCCTTAAAAACCTGAAATCGGACGCTTTTGGTCGTTTTGTCCCAATTTTTTAGATTTTCCTACTGTGACAAAACGACTCCGCATCTTTCCTGAAGGTCGTGGCTCAGGCTAACTCGATCACATACGCCGCTGCCTCAGCAACGGACTGAGCAGTTTGCAAGCCAACATTGTACTTCTCGGCTTCGCGAGTAAGATCACCGATGTTGGTAACAAAGCGATCCCGAACACGATCACTCAGCGTCACACTGTCAAGTGGTGGCATCCCCACCACCATCGCCGCGGAAAGATTCGAATTCCTGTCGCGAGCGAGCGACAACTTCCACATCTTGACTCGTGCATCTTCCATACCCTGGCTTTGTGAGTTTTCCTTCAAAAGGCCAAACTGCGCGACCAGTCGTGGCGTGAGAATCGGAAACTTCACCGGCGCACTGCCATCCACAAGAACGAGCTCCCGGTTGAAGCACACCTGGAGATCTGGACGCTGCACCTGAATGGCCTCTTTGATCTTGGTGGTCCACTGTTGATTAACCTCGCGCTCGGGAGTAGGTGAGTCATCGGCAGACGCCCCAGGCTCCTCTGCGATCACACTGAGGCTGAAATGCATAAGCACGATCTGTCTTAGCAGATCATGCTCATCGTCTGCCCGCGTCACACGAGCCTCGGTGAAGCTGAACGAAGCGAGAGGCACAGACTCACGAGCCGCCGCAAAACCGAATTGCTTCGCCACCCCCTCAACAGCTTTAAGCGTAGTGAGAATCATCTGGAATGCGCCCTCGCCTGCTGATCCGTACATGCAGCGCAGTACTTCCTCACGAATCAGCGGTCGGGCCAACACTGTTCCATCGTACTGGACGAGAGCTCCTACATTCAATCGCTCACCAGATCCCCCCACTGGTTCCCAAGCCAAGACGGAATAGCATGCGACGCAACAACCGTGTTCATGGATGGGCTCCTTGAAGCAGTGGAGACATAGCATTGGCCGCATGGCTCGGTAAAGAAGTGATGAGCTGCTTTGCAAGCGACTCACACGCGCCATGGTGCTGCCCGATGGTATGTGGTGTCGCCTGGAATTCGCTGCGAATCATGTCCCACACGGTTTGGTCAGCATACTGCTACAGCCACCAGGCATGCGCGGGTGATTGCTCTACAAAAAAAGTTAAGCCGAACCCAAAAATTTTAATGTTGTCAGGGTATCCCGCTTATCTCATCATCGTCCTCACTTATCTGGAGGCTCGATCGTGAAGATAACACCCAATAGCACAGGGTTTGGCGCGGAGGTCACGGACTGCCCGGCCGGCTTGAAAATGACGGACGATGAGCTGAATGAGCTCGTGCGTGCCTGGACGGATCATTCGATTTTATGTTTCCGAGGCGTGGACATGACGCCCGCCGAACATATCGCATTCAGCCGGCGTCTTGGCGAGCTGCATATCATGACGCCCCTGAAATTTAATCTGGATGGTTATCCGGAGGTGTTCGTCGTCTCGAACGCCAGCAAAGCCGATCCATCCAAGCCGGTTGCGGGCAATGCGGAAGGCGACGCCGGCCTGCGCCGCGCCGGCGAAGGCTTTCACACGGACGGCGAAGACAAAGCCATCCCCAATACCGGCTCTTTTCTCTACGCACGGCAGGTTCCGCCCGAGCGCGGCGACACGCTGTTCGTCGATATGTATGCCGCGTACGAAGCACTGCCCCAGCGTATCAAGACACTCATCGCCGGACGGCGCGCGCGTTATAGCCGCATCGATTTACACGCTACCCACTATCCCTTGATGGCGCCGCTCACTGACGAAGAGAAACTCGCCCGTCCGGATGTCTACCATCCGTTGGCGCGCAAGCACCCGGTCAGCGGCCGCACCTCGCTCTACATCGGCCGCTGGGCCTGCGATGTCGAAGGGTTACCTGAGGACGAAGGGCAGGCATTGGTCAAATTCCTCCAGGACTTCGCCAGACAACCTCAGTTCATTTACACGCATAAATGGAACATCGGCGACGCCGTGCTTTGGGATAATCGCTGCACCCAACACTGCGCGACCGGCTTCGACGACACGAAGTACGTCAGGACCATGCACAGAACCACGCTGGAGGGCGAACTGCCCATCATGGCACGGTCGAGCGCAGGCATATCGTCGGCGATGCTAAATGAATATTCGATTTCTTGAAACGGCACTTTGGCTGGCGAAGCTAAAGAGCATCAAAGCGACTGCGGAAAAGCTCTGCTTGACCCAGGCCGCTGTCTCCAGCCGAATCGCCAACCTCGAGCAGGATCTTGGCGCTTGCCTTTTCACTCGCGGAGGCGACGGCTTCGAACCGACCTCCGCAGGGATCACGTTCCTGGAACATGCCCAGCGCATTGTCAGCGCTCACCAATCGCTGCGCGCTTCCATGCTGGACTCGAGCAAACTGTCCGGCTCGTTGCGTATCGGCATGACGAGCACCTTGATCCCGACCATTCTTCCCGGTCTCGTCGACACGTTGCGTAGAGACTACCCCGGCATCTCGATCAGTCTCAAAACCGAATTGACCGAAAAATTGCTGAAGGAACTGGAGATCGGGCGCGTCGATCTCGTGCTGGGCGCGGACAATGAAGCCGTGCATGAGCGTTTCGAATTGGTACCGCTGTGTTCCTTCGCGATGATCTTCGTAGCCAGTCCGAAGCTCGGCATCGACTTAATCGACGCCATGCCAGAGGACCTCGCCAGATATCCCATCATCGGATATCCGCCCGGCACCCGATCCCAGGCTCGGCTCGACAGATACTTTGAAGGCTGCGGCATCCGGCCTCAGATCATTCATGTCTCTCAAGCCGTTCCGACCAATCTGCAGCTTGCCACCTCGGGAATCGGTGTGGCAGCGGTCCCGGAAGCCATCGTCCTGCGAGAGCTTGCGACGGGCGACCTTGTCCCGATCAAACTAAAACACCCCTTCGTTTCGGTGAACTACCAGGCCGTCTTCCTGCGCGATCAAGGCCAAGGCCTAGCCAGAGCAGTCGCCGCCCTGGCGCGCGACGTCGCGGCAACTTTTTGCGAATCCGTCGACAAGCGGATCGCGTGGCAATAAAGAGAACCTCTAATGAAAATATCCGTAATCCAGATGAACTCCGTTTCCGACAAGGCGGCCAACCTTGCCCTGGCGGAGCGGCTGACGCGTGCCGCCGTCATGCAAGACGCGCCGGACATGGTCGTCTTTCCCGAACACTTTGACTGGGCAGGCGGCAGCGTAGCCGACAAGGTCGCGGCTGGCGAAGCGCACGCCGATGGTCCCGCCTACCGGCTGTGCGCACGCATGGCCACCGAATACGGCATCTACGTGCATTCGGGCAGCTTCTATGAAAAAGTTCCCGGAGAAGACCGCGTGTACAACACAACCGTGGTCTTCGACCCGCACGGCAAAGAAATCGCGCGCTATCGCAAGATTCACATGTTCGACATCTTCACACCCGACGGCCTTCGGTATGGAGAATCTGACGCCGTCGCGGCAGGCTCGGAAGTCAGCACGGTAGACGTAGGTGACTTCCGCCTGGGCCTTGCGATTTGCTATGACCTGCGGTTTCCGGAGCTGTTCCAACGCTTAGCCGGCATGGGCGCCAATGTCATTGTTTTGCCTGCGGCATTCACATTGCAAACCGGCAAAGATCACTGGGAAGTGCTATGCCGCGCTCGCGCCATCGAGACGCAGTCCTATGTCGTGGCCTGCGGCTCGCACGGCCCGTTCACCCAGAATGGCGAGACGCGATACACCTACGGCCACTCGATGATCGTCGATCCCTGGGGCCACGTGATTGCCAAATGCTCCGACGGCGACGGCTTCGTCACCGCGCGCCTGGATACAGGGCTGATCAATCAAGTTCGCAAGCAAATTCCCTTAGCCAAACACAAGGTGCTGCAGTGAAAAAGTTTGATCTCAATCCTATGCCAGCCCCGCTGGACTCGAAATACGTCGACCTGCTTTCCGAGGTCGAAACAGCGACTGTCGGGCACTTTCGTCACTGGGGCTTTATGGCCCCCGATATCAAGCCGATCAACCACTCGCGCAAAATCATCGGCACAGCAGTGACCTTGTCCCTGCCGGGACAAGACTCGACCTTGCTGCATCACTCCTTGAGCCTGCTACGTCCCGGGGACATTCTGGTCATCGATCGCCTCGGCGACCAGAAACACGCGTGTTTGGGCGGTGGCGTAGCACTAGGCGCCGTGCTCGCCGGCGCACAGGGTGCAATCATCGACGGCATGTGCACCGACCCATCTGAACTCGAGGCCTACAACTTCCCCGTATGGGCGCGCGGCGTTTCAC containing:
- a CDS encoding RraA family protein; this encodes MKKFDLNPMPAPLDSKYVDLLSEVETATVGHFRHWGFMAPDIKPINHSRKIIGTAVTLSLPGQDSTLLHHSLSLLRPGDILVIDRLGDQKHACLGGGVALGAVLAGAQGAIIDGMCTDPSELEAYNFPVWARGVSPITTRIYNIGGQLNKPVACGGAVVNAGDIILADENGVLVLPPDEVAEVSRMALEKQARGNSNGERMRGGERLGDLSGASKYVLEQA
- a CDS encoding RCC1 domain-containing protein: MASVAAGSNHTCAVTTTGGLKCWGYDAQGQLGNDAALTSQPIPVDVFGLTSGVASVAARGQYTCAVTTGGGLKCWGEDSFGQLGDDAALTNQPTPVDVLGLISGVVSVSAGGSHTCAVTTAGGLKCWGRDISGQLGNDAALTDQPTPVDVLGLTSGVASVSAGGNHTCAVTSTGGVKCWGWDNYGQLGNDAALTSQPTQVDVAP
- a CDS encoding carbon-nitrogen hydrolase family protein — translated: MKISVIQMNSVSDKAANLALAERLTRAAVMQDAPDMVVFPEHFDWAGGSVADKVAAGEAHADGPAYRLCARMATEYGIYVHSGSFYEKVPGEDRVYNTTVVFDPHGKEIARYRKIHMFDIFTPDGLRYGESDAVAAGSEVSTVDVGDFRLGLAICYDLRFPELFQRLAGMGANVIVLPAAFTLQTGKDHWEVLCRARAIETQSYVVACGSHGPFTQNGETRYTYGHSMIVDPWGHVIAKCSDGDGFVTARLDTGLINQVRKQIPLAKHKVLQ
- the trfA gene encoding plasmid replication initiator TrfA, with translation MAELTNLSRADKLRALAEATARAALKATPGAREELLEASNTLSSLAHTSELKIKKQEEPVKILPSNATRDELTSARCRQATRRGAETYLPTLSDVAQVLPNALLRCALFSSSRKVPTLNDQVLSGDTSLLVVNKTIASFNNVTVTLNGYELCQFDRIVYATCLDYYRERPLSPETENKHVGTTFYEFAKRMGRSYSVRLHGSILASLLRLSFAQLRIRRDRLNLEVPKFLSVSFEDSEQGDGASAIASAPLGSDRLWLRVSESVAELFGPGAWTALERKAMDYSGLQGWLASFYATHQGPLWLSVKKLHEMSGYESRFSNFRKGLFEALDKLKADDTPPSCRIAEYHFSNDGEKIQVHRVSWKRD
- a CDS encoding TauD/TfdA dioxygenase family protein; its protein translation is MKITPNSTGFGAEVTDCPAGLKMTDDELNELVRAWTDHSILCFRGVDMTPAEHIAFSRRLGELHIMTPLKFNLDGYPEVFVVSNASKADPSKPVAGNAEGDAGLRRAGEGFHTDGEDKAIPNTGSFLYARQVPPERGDTLFVDMYAAYEALPQRIKTLIAGRRARYSRIDLHATHYPLMAPLTDEEKLARPDVYHPLARKHPVSGRTSLYIGRWACDVEGLPEDEGQALVKFLQDFARQPQFIYTHKWNIGDAVLWDNRCTQHCATGFDDTKYVRTMHRTTLEGELPIMARSSAGISSAMLNEYSIS
- a CDS encoding LysR family transcriptional regulator; translated protein: MNIRFLETALWLAKLKSIKATAEKLCLTQAAVSSRIANLEQDLGACLFTRGGDGFEPTSAGITFLEHAQRIVSAHQSLRASMLDSSKLSGSLRIGMTSTLIPTILPGLVDTLRRDYPGISISLKTELTEKLLKELEIGRVDLVLGADNEAVHERFELVPLCSFAMIFVASPKLGIDLIDAMPEDLARYPIIGYPPGTRSQARLDRYFEGCGIRPQIIHVSQAVPTNLQLATSGIGVAAVPEAIVLRELATGDLVPIKLKHPFVSVNYQAVFLRDQGQGLARAVAALARDVAATFCESVDKRIAWQ